The proteins below come from a single Leptospiraceae bacterium genomic window:
- a CDS encoding NUDIX hydrolase — protein MKEELPVQEVVIIIIQEKDKFLFQKNPKWNDLSFIGGKIDPTDSSPIEAAYRECGEELEIQRDTDYVLEPMEHYLYEEQKMSKRTGKVTHYKFYSFRMTIKKDISEKLNAEGNVWMKKEDISHPEATIKLSEIVQTVFPILEL, from the coding sequence ATACAAGAAAAGGATAAATTTCTTTTTCAAAAGAATCCAAAGTGGAACGATTTGTCTTTTATTGGCGGCAAAATTGATCCGACCGATTCCTCTCCAATCGAAGCTGCATATCGTGAATGTGGTGAGGAACTGGAAATTCAGAGAGATACAGATTATGTATTAGAGCCAATGGAACATTATCTATATGAAGAACAAAAAATGAGTAAGCGCACCGGAAAAGTGACGCATTACAAATTTTACAGTTTTAGAATGACAATCAAAAAGGATATTTCCGAGAAACTAAATGCTGAAGGAAATGTTTGGATGAAAAAGGAAGATATTTCCCACCCAGAAGCTACTATCAAATTAAGTGAAATCGTACAAACCGTATTTCCAATCTTAGAATTATAA
- the ppk2 gene encoding polyphosphate kinase 2: MSEQENKQADFGEQYQNIYNAILDDITEEFESLDSDLQTLPDDKSDFKTIKGGKIKNDSKIYLKELVKLQIELVKLQDWVQETGYKLVIIFEGRDAAGKGSVIKRITQKLNPRIYKVVALSAPTERERSQWYFQRYISHLPAAGEIVMFDRSWYNRAGVEKVMGFCTEEEYQEFLHTVPEFEKMLCRSGIHLIKYWFSISDQEQEFRFNCRIHDPLKKWKLSPMDLQSRVRWEDYTKAKEIMFEKTHIPEAEWHVVPAIDKKLARLNCIAHLLTQVPYQEIKTEKVTLPQRKWQEGYRRNPTPPELIVPQIYT, translated from the coding sequence ATGAGCGAACAAGAAAATAAACAGGCAGATTTCGGAGAACAGTATCAAAATATTTACAACGCAATTTTAGATGATATTACCGAAGAGTTTGAATCTCTCGATTCCGACTTACAAACTCTACCAGATGATAAATCGGATTTCAAAACTATCAAAGGCGGAAAAATAAAAAATGACTCTAAAATTTACTTAAAAGAACTCGTAAAATTACAAATCGAACTTGTAAAACTACAAGATTGGGTTCAAGAAACTGGATATAAATTGGTAATCATTTTTGAAGGACGTGATGCGGCAGGAAAAGGAAGTGTTATCAAGCGCATAACGCAAAAACTAAATCCTCGTATTTATAAAGTTGTAGCACTTTCTGCACCGACGGAACGAGAAAGAAGTCAATGGTATTTTCAGAGGTATATATCGCATTTGCCGGCGGCAGGCGAGATTGTAATGTTCGATAGAAGTTGGTACAATCGAGCTGGTGTCGAAAAAGTAATGGGATTTTGCACAGAAGAGGAATACCAAGAATTTCTTCATACAGTTCCGGAATTTGAAAAAATGCTTTGTCGCTCCGGAATCCATTTAATCAAATATTGGTTTTCCATTTCTGACCAAGAACAAGAATTTCGTTTCAATTGTAGAATCCACGATCCATTAAAAAAATGGAAACTAAGTCCTATGGATTTACAATCTAGAGTACGTTGGGAAGATTACACAAAGGCAAAGGAAATCATGTTTGAAAAAACGCATATTCCAGAAGCAGAATGGCATGTAGTCCCCGCCATCGATAAAAAACTCGCTCGTCTCAATTGTATAGCTCATTTACTCACACAAGTGCCCTATCAAGAAATCAAAACCGAAAAAGTGACACTACCCCAAAGAAAATGGCAAGAGGGTTATAGACGTAATCCTACACCACCCGAGTTAATTGTACCACAAATCTATACATGA
- a CDS encoding inner membrane CreD family protein: MKKEFSMKLFWIGLLGLFLVIPLVFISNLADERRERRVMITAQLGRVWGGAQLIALPFLSNFAGVKTGEMIFSSDVIVKGKQSVEIRKKGTYKIPFYNLDLQISGKIYGTDKISSESYLVLPVASLERVSVESASYNGKPLKLIKNNSRFITFIINDNLKEKEISYEIRIKLTGMEKFHLLPLAKNGTLELESNWADPSFTGIFLPDERTVDGNGFNAIWNFKTSVDLNQKVHLYSMMEESFEFANLQDEIFGVSLILAVDSYHIINRVVKYGFLFIWLTFAAFFVFEAIYSLRVHLIQYVFIGFALLLFYLLLLSFSEYIGFAAAYLLAVFAVLGQVYGYAIVVLKSKIRARILGVGMGSLYGFLYVLINLEEYSLVTGSISLFLFLSVVMYFTRNLDWYSLFGNSDKE; this comes from the coding sequence ATGAAAAAAGAATTTTCTATGAAATTATTTTGGATAGGTTTATTGGGATTATTTTTAGTTATTCCGCTTGTATTTATCAGTAATCTAGCTGATGAACGAAGAGAAAGAAGGGTAATGATTACAGCACAACTTGGACGTGTTTGGGGTGGTGCCCAATTAATTGCATTGCCTTTTTTATCTAACTTTGCGGGTGTAAAGACAGGGGAAATGATTTTTAGTTCTGACGTGATTGTAAAAGGAAAACAGTCAGTTGAAATTCGAAAAAAAGGAACCTATAAAATTCCATTTTATAATTTAGACCTGCAAATATCTGGAAAAATTTACGGTACAGATAAAATTTCGAGTGAGTCTTATTTAGTTTTACCGGTTGCTTCTCTGGAGAGAGTATCTGTCGAAAGTGCGAGTTACAACGGTAAACCCCTAAAATTAATAAAAAATAACAGTCGATTTATTACATTTATTATAAATGATAATTTGAAAGAGAAGGAAATTTCCTATGAAATTCGAATAAAATTAACAGGAATGGAAAAGTTTCACTTACTTCCTTTAGCCAAAAATGGAACTTTAGAATTGGAATCTAATTGGGCGGATCCTTCCTTTACAGGAATTTTTCTTCCAGATGAAAGAACTGTGGATGGAAATGGGTTTAACGCAATTTGGAATTTTAAAACATCGGTAGATTTAAATCAAAAAGTGCATTTATACAGTATGATGGAAGAGAGTTTTGAATTTGCAAATCTGCAAGATGAGATATTTGGAGTTAGCCTCATATTGGCAGTCGATAGTTACCATATTATTAACCGTGTTGTCAAATATGGATTTTTATTTATTTGGCTTACTTTTGCGGCATTTTTTGTTTTCGAAGCAATTTATTCTCTTAGAGTTCACTTAATACAATATGTATTTATTGGATTTGCACTTTTACTTTTTTATTTACTTCTGCTTTCATTTTCCGAATACATTGGATTTGCCGCAGCTTACTTACTCGCGGTTTTTGCTGTATTAGGGCAAGTATACGGGTATGCCATTGTTGTTTTAAAAAGTAAAATAAGAGCAAGAATTCTAGGAGTAGGAATGGGAAGTTTATACGGATTTTTATATGTATTGATCAACCTGGAAGAATACTCATTGGTAACCGGAAGTATTTCTTTGTTTCTATTTTTGAGTGTGGTTATGTATTTTACCAGAAACTTGGATTGGTATTCTTTATTTGGAAATTCTGATAAAGAATAA